ATTACAGACAAACGCGCGTTTAGGAGCTTTCGCCACAATAACCTCTACTTCTTATTAATACTGCCGGAAAGAATACAAAATACGCCCATCAGATCGGCGTGGCGAATGGTGACTTCCGCCTTCTCATTCACTTTGGGTTTGGCATGAAACGCAATGCCGAGCCCAGCTGCTTTGATCATCGGCAAATCGTTCGCGCCATCGCCAATAGCTACTGTTTGCTCCGGCGCGATTTCATATTTTTCAGCCAATTGCTTCAGCGTGTTGGCTTTGAACTGCGCATCAACAATATCGCCCAACACCTGGCCGGTGAATTTACCGTCCATGATCTCAAGTTCGTTGGCGACCGCCGCCGTCAAGTGCAACTTGTCGCGCAGGTAATCGGCAAAGAAAGTAAAGCCGCCCGAGGCGATAGCCACTTTCCAGCCTAATGTTTCCAGCTTCAACACCAGTTGCACCAGCCCCGGCATTAACGGCAGTTTTTCCCGCACCTGCAGCAAAATATTGGCATCAGCGCCTTTCAGCGTCGCCACGCGGCTGCGCAGGCTGGCGGCAAAATCGAGCTCGCCGCGCATTGCACGTTCGGTCACTTCCGCCACCATTTCGCCGGTGCCAGCAAGCTTAGCGATCTCATCAATACATTCGATTTGAATGGCGGTGGAGTCCATATCCATCACCAGCAGCCCTGGCGAGCGCAGATGCGGGATTTTCCCCAGCGGGGCGACATCCATACCTTCGTCGTGCGCCAGGCGCGTCGCGCGC
This genomic interval from Kosakonia sacchari SP1 contains the following:
- the serB gene encoding phosphoserine phosphatase is translated as MPNSLTWCDLPDDVSQWPGLPLSLSGDEVMPLDYHAGRSGWLLYARNLDKQRLTTYQRKLGAAMVIVAAWSVDDYQVLRLAGSLTPRATRLAHDEGMDVAPLGKIPHLRSPGLLVMDMDSTAIQIECIDEIAKLAGTGEMVAEVTERAMRGELDFAASLRSRVATLKGADANILLQVREKLPLMPGLVQLVLKLETLGWKVAIASGGFTFFADYLRDKLHLTAAVANELEIMDGKFTGQVLGDIVDAQFKANTLKQLAEKYEIAPEQTVAIGDGANDLPMIKAAGLGIAFHAKPKVNEKAEVTIRHADLMGVFCILSGSINKK